The following is a genomic window from bacterium.
CCGGGAATCTCCAGAAGAGCCTTCAGCGCTTGTCGTCCGGTCTCCGCATCACGCGGGCGGCGGACGACGCAGCAGGCCTCGCGATCTCGGAAGGGTTCCGAGCCGACATCCGCTCGATCGGTCAGGCCCAGCGGAACGCCAACGACGGCATCTCGCTGCTGCAGGTCGGTGAAGGCGCGCTGAACGAGGTGAGCTCGATCCTGATCCGTCAGCGCGAGCTGGCAATCCAGGCGGCCAACGGCACGCTCGGCAGCAGCGAGCGGACGACCCTGGACAACGAGTTCCAGGACCTGGTCTCGGAGATCGATCGGATCGCGGCGGTGACCTCGTTCAACGGGACCAGCATCCTGGAGTCCGGCGCGTCGACGACGTTCCAGATCGGCGTCGATGCGACGGCCGACGACCGGATCACGGTCAGCGCGGTGGACGGTCGAGCTTCGTCGATCGGTCTGCTTCGGAGCACGGGAAACTACGGTGGCATCACCACGGTGGAGAGTGCTCAGAACACGCTCGGCCTGATCGACGCGGCGATCTCGAACGTCGCTTCGCTTCGGGCGAGCTTCGGTACGGTGCAGAATCGGCTCGAGTCGTCGATCCGGTCGCTGGCGGTCGCGCAGGAGAACACGTCGGCCGCGGAATCGCGGATCCGCGACGTGGACTTCGCGAGCGAGACGGCGGAGCTGACCCGGAACCAGGTGCTCCAGCAGGCGGGCATCTCGGTCCTGGCGCAGGCCAACGTCTCCACCCAGAGCGCGCTCTCGCTCCTCGGCTAGTCCGCCGTTCGATCGACGCGCCGCCGTCTTCCCGATTCGAGAAGGCGGCGGCGCGTGGATCGTGCCGGTTCTTCGAAGAGTTCCGCTACAGACAGAGCGGGAGTCCACCGACACGGTGCACAGGGAGCGCGACCGCTCCACTTGGACGTCGTAGAGAGAAGGGAATCGTTTGGGCGCTCGATATCGTGAGATGGAGATCAAAACGGCGACTCCCGAGATGGTCATCGTCAAGCTCTATG
Proteins encoded in this region:
- a CDS encoding flagellin, whose product is GNLQKSLQRLSSGLRITRAADDAAGLAISEGFRADIRSIGQAQRNANDGISLLQVGEGALNEVSSILIRQRELAIQAANGTLGSSERTTLDNEFQDLVSEIDRIAAVTSFNGTSILESGASTTFQIGVDATADDRITVSAVDGRASSIGLLRSTGNYGGITTVESAQNTLGLIDAAISNVASLRASFGTVQNRLESSIRSLAVAQENTSAAESRIRDVDFASETAELTRNQVLQQAGISVLAQANVSTQSALSLLG